From Triticum urartu cultivar G1812 chromosome 2, Tu2.1, whole genome shotgun sequence, a single genomic window includes:
- the LOC125537681 gene encoding uncharacterized protein LOC125537681, with translation MSSSVVAFGNDDGDACVGENSVVVSGKGKGKDAVKPSCTVQYSCVKRLRERRLLSFLLDQGFHGAFRELTRETAALFDLQHMRRLVRRGRWHDALFYLGTFLPPLKSERRSLRARIFHNFLLMHGRFADVVAGNKDPYLEKQYADGRSNSTHAERRFRSMNYSILAPDAGQLRAAIDWGRVRSHAEFVVRRMALATPELRRPMVLPSCCMMPHDVLPIGTGLFRKRRVKKQGPQPRKTDAILMAIKHQQYCRQFRESSVASRDEALELLVNFLDETLQAGLPRGCKLTYDLQPTGKEDASDGPFAQTMLGTSTDNVKAHATSLVKIPGS, from the exons ATGAGTTCCTCCGTCGTGGCCTTCGGCAATGACGACGGCGACGCCTGCGTGGGCGAGAACTCCGTCGTGGTCTCCggcaagggcaagggcaaggACGCCGTCAAGCCCTCGTGCACGGTGCAGTATTCCTGCGTCAAGCGGCTTCGTGAGCGGCGcctcctctccttcctcctggaccaAGGCTTCCACGGCGCTTTCAGAGA GCTGACCCGCGAGACGGCGGCGCTGTTCGACCTGCAGCACATGCGGCGGCTGGTCAGGAGGGGCCGGTGGCACGACGCCCTCTTTTACCTCGGCACCTTCCTGCCGCCGCTCAAAAGTGAGCGGAGGAGCCTGCGCGCCAGGATCTTCCACAACTTCCTCCTCATGCACGGTCGCTTCGCCGACGTCGTCGCCGGCAACAAGGACCCGTACCTGGAGAAGCAGTACGCCGACGGCCGCAGTAACTCCACACACGCCGAGCGCAGGTTCCGCTCCATGAACTACTCCATACTCGCCCCGGACGCCGGCCAGCTCAGGGCCGCCATCGACTGGGGCAGAGTGAGGAGCCACGCAGAGTTTGTTGTCCGCAGGATGGCTCTTGCTACTCCAGAGCTGAGACGCCCGATGGTGTTGCCGTCCTGCTGCATGATGCCGCACGATGTACTCCCCATCGGGACCGG TTTGTTCCGGAAGCGACGCGTGAAGAAACAAGGCCCCCAGCCGCGAAAAACAGACGCTATCTTAATGGCCATAAAACA CCAGCAGTATTGCAGACAGTTTAGGGAATCGAGCGTCG CGTCGAGagatgaagcactggaactgctGGTGAATTTCCTAG ATGAGACTCTACAGGCTGGCCTACCTAGAGGGTGCAAACTAACCTATGACCTTCAACCAACTGGGAAAGAAG ATGCTTCTGATGGTCCGTTTGCGCAGACCATGCTCGGCACATCCACAGATAATGTTAAAGCCCATGCCACATCATTAGTGAAAATTCCTG GTTCTTGA